The proteins below are encoded in one region of Clostridium pasteurianum DSM 525 = ATCC 6013:
- a CDS encoding WecB/TagA/CpsF family glycosyltransferase — translation MFSKILDYHVFNKSKLELMKYIKTFKKVHIISGNPEVLYNGLYDKSIFKGCSEYNSIIIPDGIGVVIASKIVKKSVEEKIPGIEVMDEIIKYCERESKAIYLLGAKQEIIDECIIKLKFKYSKLQIAGSHNGYFDMNSCEDILQDIKNSKPYAIFVAMGCPRQEKFINMYMDSLPASVYMGVGGSFDVIAGKVNRAPRWMIKFGLEWLYRVAKEPWRIKRLGSIPKLILKVIYNKYIIRKE, via the coding sequence ATGTTTTCTAAAATATTAGATTATCATGTATTTAATAAGAGTAAACTGGAGCTTATGAAATACATAAAGACCTTTAAAAAAGTGCATATCATATCAGGAAATCCTGAAGTGCTCTATAATGGATTATATGACAAATCAATATTTAAAGGCTGTAGTGAATATAACTCTATAATAATTCCGGATGGTATTGGTGTAGTTATAGCTTCTAAAATAGTTAAAAAATCAGTTGAAGAAAAAATTCCAGGTATTGAAGTTATGGATGAAATAATAAAGTATTGTGAAAGAGAGAGTAAAGCCATATATCTTCTTGGAGCAAAGCAGGAAATTATTGATGAGTGTATAATAAAGCTTAAATTTAAATATAGTAAGCTGCAAATTGCTGGCAGTCATAATGGATACTTTGATATGAATAGCTGTGAAGATATATTGCAGGATATAAAAAATTCAAAACCTTATGCTATTTTTGTGGCTATGGGATGTCCTAGACAGGAAAAATTTATAAATATGTACATGGACAGTTTGCCTGCATCTGTATATATGGGAGTAGGGGGAAGCTTTGATGTAATTGCAGGTAAGGTAAATAGGGCTCCCAGATGGATGATAAAATTTGGATTGGAGTGGCTCTATAGGGTAGCTAAAGAGCCTTGGAGAATAAAGAGACTTGGATCTATTCCTAAACTTATATTGAAAGTTATATACAACAAATATATAATAAGAAAGGAATAA